In the Rhodothermia bacterium genome, one interval contains:
- the nuoL gene encoding NADH-quinone oxidoreductase subunit L, protein MQQIIPLIPALPLLGFLLNGLAGKKMGKNVVGALATGVVAASFLLTIGLFVMLLGNPEPLQNNLFTWLQVGSLQVEFGFLVDRLSVWMMLIITGVGTLIHLYSIGYMHEDEGFHKFFAYLNLFIFAMLLLVMGNNFLMMFFGWEGVGLCSYLLIGFWYTKRDYADAARKAFIMNRIGDLGLLLGIFLIFQQFGSIAYADVFGSAGLVDPTSIGLITLLLFVGAMGKSAQIPLYTWLPDAMAGPTPVSALIHAATMVTAGVYLVVRASALYDLAPDVLTVIAWTGLATSIFAALIGLGQNDIKKVLAYSTVSQLGLMFVAAGVGAYGSAMFHLTTHAFFKALLFLGAGSVIHAMSGEQDIRRMGGLRKTLGTTHWTFLFGTLAIIGIFPFAGFFSKDELLAQVFEHSPLMWALTLFSAALTVVYMVRMYTLTFWGNFRGSKHQAEHLHDSPSVMTIPLMVLAVLSLTSGFLNLPAFTHAQWFSGYLTPLLGEAVHTMSVSTEIALLGIAFMVAVGLGLWVWKHYQKPEQVPAEDEAISGFAKLTGNKFYVDELYNAVFIRPIEWFSRLLYTIVDAKVIDGLVNGMATLVSQLGFGLRQIQSGKIGTYLFLMVAGLVLLLLFNVIW, encoded by the coding sequence ATGCAACAGATCATTCCTTTGATTCCGGCCTTACCTCTGCTTGGCTTCCTCTTAAATGGATTGGCCGGAAAGAAAATGGGCAAAAACGTTGTGGGTGCTTTGGCTACAGGTGTAGTAGCCGCGTCTTTTTTGCTTACGATTGGGCTTTTTGTCATGCTTCTCGGAAATCCAGAACCCTTGCAAAACAACTTGTTTACGTGGTTACAAGTGGGTAGCCTGCAAGTAGAATTTGGCTTTTTAGTGGATCGGCTGTCCGTTTGGATGATGCTCATCATTACGGGGGTGGGGACACTCATCCACCTCTATTCCATTGGTTATATGCACGAGGACGAAGGTTTCCATAAGTTTTTTGCGTATCTCAACCTCTTCATTTTTGCCATGTTGCTTTTGGTGATGGGCAATAACTTTCTGATGATGTTCTTTGGTTGGGAGGGCGTAGGACTTTGTTCTTACTTGCTGATTGGGTTTTGGTACACCAAACGCGACTATGCCGATGCCGCTCGGAAAGCATTCATTATGAACCGCATCGGAGACTTGGGTTTGTTGCTTGGGATTTTCTTGATCTTCCAACAGTTTGGCAGTATTGCTTATGCGGATGTCTTTGGAAGTGCTGGACTTGTGGATCCGACCTCCATTGGTTTAATTACCTTATTGCTGTTTGTAGGGGCGATGGGGAAAAGCGCACAAATCCCACTTTATACGTGGTTGCCGGATGCAATGGCGGGGCCAACCCCTGTTTCTGCCTTGATCCACGCCGCAACGATGGTAACGGCTGGGGTTTATCTGGTGGTTCGAGCCTCGGCCTTATACGATTTAGCGCCAGATGTTTTGACCGTTATTGCTTGGACTGGTTTGGCAACCTCCATTTTTGCTGCGCTCATTGGATTGGGGCAAAACGACATCAAAAAGGTCTTGGCGTACTCTACCGTGTCGCAGTTGGGGCTGATGTTTGTGGCAGCGGGTGTCGGAGCCTATGGCTCGGCGATGTTCCACCTGACGACCCATGCGTTTTTTAAAGCACTCTTGTTCTTGGGAGCTGGAAGTGTAATCCATGCCATGAGCGGCGAGCAAGATATTCGGAGAATGGGTGGCTTGCGGAAAACACTTGGAACCACCCATTGGACATTTCTCTTTGGAACATTGGCCATTATTGGGATATTTCCATTTGCAGGCTTCTTCTCGAAAGACGAACTTTTGGCCCAAGTTTTTGAACATAGCCCGCTGATGTGGGCACTTACGCTTTTTAGTGCCGCCCTAACGGTGGTGTATATGGTTCGGATGTACACCCTTACGTTTTGGGGCAACTTCCGAGGAAGCAAACACCAAGCCGAACACCTGCACGACTCGCCATCGGTGATGACGATTCCGCTCATGGTTTTGGCTGTTTTGTCCTTGACCAGTGGCTTTCTGAACCTACCTGCCTTTACCCATGCGCAGTGGTTTTCTGGGTATCTGACCCCATTATTGGGTGAGGCAGTCCACACAATGAGCGTTTCTACCGAGATTGCGCTCTTGGGCATTGCTTTTATGGTTGCGGTTGGCTTAGGATTGTGGGTGTGGAAACATTACCAAAAACCAGAACAAGTACCCGCTGAGGACGAAGCCATTTCCGGTTTTGCGAAGCTCACCGGCAACAAGTTTTATGTGGACGAACTGTATAACGCCGTTTTTATACGCCCAATCGAGTGGTTTTCCCGATTGCTCTACACGATTGTAGATGCAAAAGTAATTGATGGCTTGGTGAATGGAATGGCCACGCTGGTCAGTCAATTAGGTTTTGGCCTGCGCCAAATACAGTCGGGTAAAATCGGGACGTATTTGTTTCTGATGGTGGCAGGCTTGGTACTCCTCCTTCTATTTAACGTAATCTGGTAA
- a CDS encoding NADH-quinone oxidoreductase subunit M, translating into MATVSLLIFGLPLVAAFVVFFTKGKVARFAALLSAVLTLSCTLLLWAMFDSTKTLEVIRLPWISSLGIGFSMALDGSGLLMVLLTNLLLPFILPVACSQNTEKESALLGLILVMQFALIGVFMAWDGFLFYVFWELALIPIYFIAAIWGGEKRQRITLKFFIYTFAGSLLMLLSILSVYFFTQGVDGKHSFDWAAMQQANLPPYIAPWVLLGFFAAFAVKIPIFPFHTWQPDTYTVAPTAGTMLLAGIMLKMGLFGVYRWMMPIAAEGLPYYQDWFLTLAIIGALFGAIIAIKQDDLKRLVAYSSLSHVGLIAAGLFVGNESGVQGALVQMLNHGINVVGMFYVVHWIERRTGTRSLENLGGLAAKTPRFAILFMIVLLGSIAVPLTNGFVGEFLLLNGLFQYNAWMAVFAGLSIIFGAVYMLRVYQMVMYGTLKAATADVEDVGKLDTILLAPMAFLILLFGVYPQPLFNLTAKSVEKWLALLGG; encoded by the coding sequence ATGGCCACCGTGTCTCTCCTTATCTTTGGTCTCCCGCTGGTAGCTGCTTTTGTCGTTTTCTTCACAAAGGGTAAGGTAGCCCGTTTTGCGGCCCTCCTTTCGGCGGTACTGACCCTTTCTTGCACGTTGTTGCTTTGGGCAATGTTTGATTCCACCAAGACGTTAGAGGTCATCAGACTACCTTGGATTTCGTCTCTCGGCATAGGTTTTTCTATGGCATTGGATGGGTCGGGTTTGCTCATGGTCTTGCTTACAAACCTGCTGCTCCCCTTTATTTTGCCTGTGGCATGTAGCCAAAACACCGAAAAGGAATCCGCACTCTTGGGCTTGATTTTGGTGATGCAATTCGCTCTTATTGGGGTGTTTATGGCATGGGATGGCTTCTTGTTCTATGTTTTCTGGGAGTTAGCCTTGATTCCCATTTACTTTATCGCCGCCATTTGGGGCGGGGAGAAGCGTCAACGGATTACCCTTAAGTTCTTTATTTACACTTTTGCAGGTAGTTTGCTCATGTTGCTTTCGATCTTGAGCGTATATTTCTTTACGCAAGGCGTAGATGGGAAGCATAGTTTTGATTGGGCTGCAATGCAACAAGCAAACCTCCCGCCATACATCGCACCTTGGGTACTGCTGGGCTTCTTTGCGGCATTTGCGGTCAAAATTCCGATTTTCCCCTTCCATACTTGGCAGCCGGATACCTATACCGTTGCGCCCACCGCCGGAACCATGTTACTCGCGGGGATTATGCTCAAGATGGGGCTTTTTGGGGTTTACCGCTGGATGATGCCCATTGCCGCCGAAGGTTTGCCGTACTACCAAGATTGGTTTCTGACCTTGGCCATCATTGGAGCCTTGTTTGGAGCCATCATCGCGATTAAACAAGATGACCTAAAGCGCTTGGTGGCATATTCCTCACTCTCGCATGTGGGCTTGATTGCCGCAGGGTTGTTTGTGGGTAATGAGTCGGGCGTGCAAGGTGCATTGGTACAAATGCTGAACCACGGCATCAATGTGGTGGGGATGTTTTATGTGGTACATTGGATTGAACGCCGCACTGGAACGCGCTCCCTCGAAAATTTGGGCGGATTGGCCGCGAAAACGCCTCGTTTTGCCATTTTGTTTATGATTGTTTTGCTGGGGTCTATTGCTGTCCCATTAACAAATGGCTTTGTGGGTGAGTTTTTGTTGCTCAATGGCCTTTTCCAGTACAACGCTTGGATGGCCGTGTTTGCCGGACTTAGCATCATTTTTGGAGCCGTGTACATGCTCCGCGTCTATCAAATGGTGATGTATGGCACGCTAAAAGCCGCTACTGCGGATGTAGAAGACGTCGGGAAATTGGATACAATCCTGTTAGCACCGATGGCCTTTTTAATCCTTCTCTTTGGGGTCTATCCACAACCTTTGTTTAACCTGACTGCCAAGTCCGTTGAGAAATGGTTAGCCCTTTTGGGCGGCTAA
- a CDS encoding NADH-quinone oxidoreductase subunit N yields the protein MKAIIILFATAMVVLFTGISGKRTWLLPLSVVGLLGALASLVSDAFLPILSYGGMVRFDGFGLAYSGLVIGAATLIFLLSGDFYRGLKHTLADHYGLLLFSLTGALCMFSFEHMVMLFLGIEILSIPLYVMAGSRMDDLKSSEAALKYFLMGSFATGILLFGITLVYGATGEFEITKIQQALDVKKVYSMPLFNTGLLLIIAGLSFKVSAAPFHFWSPDVYEGSPSLVTAYMATIVKAAGFGAFYKLFVLGFGPETPYWSMTIAVLAALTMTVGNITAVMQNNFKRMMAYSSISHAGYLMLGLLSGSAGSQGIFLYLMAYAVATIAAFSVFMFVNREDDLEGGKFSAFAGLNKIDPLAAFVMALSMVSLAGIPITAGFFGKFFLFAGAFGGFPWLVGIAVINSAISIAYYFRVIVEMYMNDAKGELSFTTTPKVYRLVMVLAAIVLLGLAFIPDQVLALVP from the coding sequence ATGAAAGCAATTATCATTTTGTTTGCAACCGCAATGGTGGTGCTTTTTACGGGGATTTCCGGTAAAAGGACGTGGTTGCTTCCGCTCTCGGTGGTGGGGTTGTTGGGTGCATTGGCCTCCTTGGTGTCCGATGCCTTTTTGCCCATCCTCTCCTATGGTGGGATGGTACGGTTCGATGGCTTTGGATTGGCGTACTCTGGCCTTGTAATTGGTGCAGCCACACTCATTTTTTTATTGTCTGGGGACTTTTATCGTGGCCTAAAACACACCTTGGCGGATCATTATGGCCTCTTGCTCTTTAGCTTAACGGGCGCATTGTGTATGTTCTCGTTCGAGCATATGGTCATGCTCTTTTTAGGCATCGAGATTTTGTCAATACCACTCTATGTAATGGCAGGTAGCCGCATGGATGACCTGAAGTCATCGGAGGCCGCCCTGAAGTACTTTCTGATGGGTTCTTTTGCCACAGGGATACTATTGTTCGGTATTACCTTGGTCTATGGCGCAACGGGAGAATTTGAAATTACCAAAATTCAACAAGCCTTAGACGTGAAAAAAGTTTATTCCATGCCACTGTTTAATACAGGTCTTCTCCTCATCATTGCGGGATTGAGTTTTAAAGTCTCCGCAGCGCCATTCCATTTCTGGAGTCCAGATGTGTATGAAGGAAGTCCTTCTTTGGTAACGGCGTATATGGCAACCATTGTGAAAGCGGCAGGATTTGGAGCTTTTTACAAACTATTTGTCTTGGGTTTTGGCCCAGAAACACCCTATTGGTCTATGACTATTGCCGTGCTTGCGGCACTTACGATGACGGTGGGGAACATCACCGCCGTTATGCAAAATAACTTCAAACGGATGATGGCATATTCCAGTATTTCGCACGCCGGTTATCTCATGCTGGGACTTTTAAGTGGAAGTGCGGGTAGTCAAGGCATTTTCTTATACCTAATGGCGTATGCAGTTGCAACCATTGCGGCGTTCTCTGTTTTTATGTTCGTCAACCGTGAAGATGATCTTGAGGGCGGTAAATTCTCGGCTTTTGCAGGCTTAAACAAAATAGATCCCCTTGCAGCGTTTGTGATGGCCCTTAGCATGGTTTCTCTTGCTGGAATCCCAATCACTGCCGGCTTTTTTGGGAAGTTTTTCCTATTCGCCGGGGCTTTTGGAGGATTTCCGTGGTTGGTAGGAATCGCCGTCATTAATTCTGCCATTAGTATCGCCTATTACTTCCGTGTGATTGTGGAAATGTATATGAATGATGCAAAGGGGGAATTGTCTTTTACTACTACACCCAAGGTGTATCGCTTGGTGATGGTACTGGCCGCCATTGTGTTGCTGGGGCTGGCCTTTATACCCGATCAAGTTCTGGCACTTGTTCCATAA
- a CDS encoding winged helix-turn-helix transcriptional regulator, whose product MAGLIPDYAHLDLISRHFKALGEPSRLLILDLLHRNGELNVQELMEASGLRQANLSKHLGILLDTGILKRRKEGVMAFYSIQDKSVQGLCLLAYNRLMLNRRG is encoded by the coding sequence ATGGCCGGCCTTATTCCTGATTATGCCCATTTAGACCTGATTTCCCGCCACTTTAAGGCCCTTGGGGAGCCATCTCGGTTGTTGATTTTGGACTTGTTACACCGAAATGGCGAACTGAATGTACAGGAGTTGATGGAGGCCAGTGGGCTGCGTCAAGCAAACTTGAGCAAACACTTAGGCATCCTTTTGGATACTGGAATTCTTAAACGGCGAAAAGAAGGCGTAATGGCATTTTATTCCATTCAAGACAAGAGCGTACAAGGCTTGTGCCTCTTGGCATATAACCGCCTCATGCTTAACCGACGCGGTTAA
- a CDS encoding ComF family protein encodes MEVIQTHLQTQWRSEARLETGFSLWMFDAGGTVQKLQHALKYRNRPRIGRYIGSLLGNHLLEMAGDWKAEVLVPVPLSRLRQIERGYNQSTELAKGMSHVLGLAVEEGNLVRSRSTTSQTKLDVQSRWANVSGAFKVLRPEEMVGKRILLVDDILTTGATLAAAAIPLFEAGASEVRVATMAVVR; translated from the coding sequence ATGGAGGTTATTCAGACCCATTTACAAACCCAGTGGCGTTCCGAGGCACGGTTAGAAACGGGTTTCTCGCTTTGGATGTTTGATGCTGGTGGAACTGTTCAGAAGTTGCAACATGCGCTAAAATACCGAAATCGCCCTCGAATTGGGCGCTATATTGGGTCTTTGCTTGGAAATCACCTTTTAGAAATGGCTGGGGACTGGAAGGCGGAGGTTTTGGTTCCGGTTCCACTTTCGCGGTTGCGTCAAATTGAACGAGGGTATAACCAAAGCACGGAACTGGCAAAAGGCATGTCACACGTCTTGGGCCTTGCAGTAGAAGAGGGCAACCTCGTCCGGAGCCGTTCCACCACAAGTCAAACCAAGTTGGACGTCCAAAGCCGTTGGGCAAATGTTTCTGGGGCATTTAAAGTGCTTCGGCCCGAAGAAATGGTGGGGAAACGAATTTTATTGGTGGATGATATACTCACCACTGGCGCAACCTTAGCGGCGGCGGCCATTCCGCTTTTTGAAGCAGGTGCATCGGAAGTACGAGTTGCAACGATGGCCGTTGTCCGCTGA
- a CDS encoding DUF3524 domain-containing protein has product MKILILEPYYGRSRKRFLEGLVAHSRHETQVISMSARYWQWRLQGGAVTLANKAIETLENGFSPDVVFASDMVNLAAFKALTNGRFTGIPMVMYFHNNRLTYPLSPAEHRDPAFGYINYLSALVADQLVFNSQSHLQEFTDALPAFLGTYPDYTHLEKTQEIRQKSRVLHRGISLKQFDAFSDAAEPINWGVGMKPPIILWNHRWEYDQNPHAFFRLLNRLDDVGCKFRLILAGEHFNEANEFGQSFSRFADRILHYGYAEDSEEYGRLLQRAHLVVSTAVHEFFGVTLLEAIYCGCHPLLPNKLTYPELLPSALHRPLLHAPTLYQNEDDLFDIMQSILKGQERPLPQQTLRSIPEHLDWKTQIRAFDALFEEIAPT; this is encoded by the coding sequence ATGAAAATCCTGATCTTAGAGCCATATTACGGACGTTCTCGAAAGCGATTTTTGGAAGGCTTGGTAGCGCATTCTCGCCACGAAACACAGGTCATTTCAATGAGTGCCCGTTATTGGCAGTGGCGCTTGCAAGGCGGGGCCGTCACCTTAGCGAATAAGGCCATCGAGACCTTGGAGAATGGCTTCTCGCCCGATGTGGTTTTTGCCTCGGACATGGTGAATCTTGCCGCCTTCAAAGCCCTAACAAACGGGCGTTTTACGGGGATTCCTATGGTGATGTACTTTCATAACAACCGCTTAACCTACCCGCTATCTCCTGCCGAACACCGAGATCCCGCATTTGGATATATCAATTATCTATCGGCATTGGTGGCGGATCAGTTGGTGTTTAATTCACAGTCGCATTTGCAAGAATTTACCGATGCGCTTCCGGCATTTTTGGGGACATATCCCGACTATACCCACCTGGAAAAAACGCAGGAAATCCGCCAAAAAAGCCGTGTCCTCCATCGTGGAATTTCGCTTAAGCAGTTTGATGCCTTTTCGGATGCCGCCGAGCCAATCAATTGGGGTGTGGGCATGAAGCCGCCGATCATTCTATGGAACCACCGATGGGAGTACGACCAAAACCCACACGCTTTTTTCCGCTTGCTCAACCGTTTGGACGATGTAGGTTGTAAGTTTCGCTTGATTTTGGCAGGAGAACACTTTAACGAGGCGAACGAGTTTGGGCAGTCTTTTTCGCGTTTTGCAGACCGCATCTTGCATTATGGCTATGCCGAGGATAGTGAAGAATATGGGCGTTTGCTCCAAAGAGCGCATTTGGTGGTCTCTACTGCCGTCCACGAGTTTTTTGGGGTGACCCTTTTAGAGGCTATTTACTGCGGTTGCCATCCGTTGTTGCCTAATAAACTGACTTATCCAGAATTGCTACCCAGCGCATTGCATAGACCACTGCTCCATGCTCCAACGCTTTATCAAAACGAGGATGATTTGTTCGATATCATGCAAAGTATCCTAAAAGGCCAAGAAAGACCTTTGCCCCAACAAACCCTCCGCAGCATCCCTGAACACTTAGACTGGAAAACCCAAATCCGGGCGTTTGATGCGCTTTTTGAAGAGATCGCACCAACTTGA
- a CDS encoding class I SAM-dependent methyltransferase, with amino-acid sequence MIKEKVLVAYEAMAEKYNELIDHKPHNAYYDRPNTLQLLPEVKGKTILDAACGPGKYAEILMEKGANVFGFDISPKMIDLANERNQGRGRFFVHDVQDPLFMVEDKSCDHILCALALHYIEDWNPTMKEFHRVLKDNGSLVLSIEHSFNDYLFFKSKKYFEIENVRCTWKGFGKPVEVNSYRRPLQESIAPLTNNGFYIDKLVEPKPTKEFEKLDPRHFKELNDFPAFMCIRAVKK; translated from the coding sequence ATGATCAAAGAAAAGGTGCTCGTTGCCTATGAAGCTATGGCTGAAAAATACAATGAGTTAATAGACCATAAACCACATAATGCCTATTACGATAGGCCCAATACACTGCAGCTTTTGCCAGAAGTGAAAGGGAAAACAATTCTTGATGCTGCTTGTGGGCCGGGAAAATATGCGGAGATTTTAATGGAAAAGGGCGCAAATGTATTTGGATTTGATATTAGCCCCAAAATGATTGACTTGGCCAATGAAAGAAACCAAGGTCGAGGGCGTTTTTTTGTACATGATGTACAAGACCCACTCTTTATGGTCGAAGATAAAAGTTGCGACCATATTTTGTGTGCATTGGCACTACATTACATAGAGGATTGGAACCCAACCATGAAGGAGTTTCATAGGGTGTTAAAAGACAATGGCTCACTCGTTTTATCTATCGAACACTCCTTTAACGATTATCTTTTTTTTAAATCGAAAAAATACTTCGAAATAGAGAACGTAAGGTGTACTTGGAAAGGTTTTGGAAAGCCCGTTGAAGTCAATAGTTATAGAAGACCGCTCCAAGAATCTATTGCACCACTGACCAATAATGGTTTTTATATTGATAAATTGGTCGAACCCAAACCAACAAAAGAATTTGAGAAATTAGACCCAAGACATTTTAAAGAACTCAATGACTTTCCTGCATTTATGTGCATTCGTGCTGTGAAGAAATAA
- a CDS encoding DUF4249 domain-containing protein, with translation MKNLIVLLISFLQVSCDFQVSEEFKPAYKPQITVNALFTENQEWQVFVSKNVPAWIQNNHLSATNTDHFIKDAKVLLYENGTLRATLPYEERQIQVYNYAINPNSIPCYTLPSLFPRSKQKYSIKVMADGLSTVEAEGQIPAPISIGDISYRKEATQIDGFPLYHVTFSFKDDPTENNYYMLKVVSEEEHKGSFREIGISSIRTDDSVLKSGLNFWERNQFDTEAGGVRYVFLAFPDDLFRGGGTSVSFSVQGSSFAKEVKPARQRILLYTMEESMYQYFSTSLRQELYSSDIFSGILPIESNIKNGLGIFAGYQVASFVIE, from the coding sequence ATGAAAAACCTCATTGTATTACTGATTTCGTTTTTGCAGGTCTCGTGTGACTTCCAAGTTTCTGAGGAATTCAAACCTGCTTATAAGCCGCAAATTACCGTAAATGCCTTATTTACGGAAAATCAGGAGTGGCAAGTTTTTGTTTCCAAAAATGTACCTGCTTGGATCCAAAACAATCATTTAAGCGCTACCAATACAGACCACTTTATCAAGGATGCGAAAGTGCTTTTGTATGAAAATGGAACTCTACGGGCAACTTTACCATATGAGGAGCGGCAAATACAGGTTTACAACTATGCCATTAACCCAAACTCAATCCCTTGCTATACCTTGCCAAGCCTTTTTCCAAGGTCAAAGCAAAAATATAGCATTAAAGTAATGGCAGATGGGCTTTCTACCGTTGAAGCAGAGGGCCAAATTCCTGCGCCTATTTCAATTGGCGATATCTCTTACCGAAAAGAAGCGACCCAGATTGATGGGTTTCCTTTATATCATGTTACCTTTTCATTTAAAGATGATCCTACAGAAAACAATTATTATATGCTTAAGGTCGTATCGGAGGAAGAACATAAGGGGTCTTTTCGGGAGATTGGGATTTCATCCATCAGAACAGATGATTCTGTTTTAAAATCGGGGCTTAATTTCTGGGAACGCAACCAATTTGATACCGAAGCTGGTGGCGTTAGGTATGTTTTTTTGGCTTTTCCGGATGACCTATTTAGGGGGGGAGGGACATCGGTTTCGTTTAGTGTACAAGGGAGTAGTTTTGCCAAGGAAGTCAAACCAGCCCGACAACGGATTTTACTTTATACGATGGAGGAAAGCATGTACCAATATTTCTCAACAAGCTTAAGACAAGAGTTATATAGTTCAGATATTTTTTCAGGTATATTGCCCATAGAATCCAATATTAAAAATGGATTAGGCATCTTTGCAGGCTACCAGGTGGCCTCATTTGTTATTGAGTGA
- a CDS encoding TonB-dependent receptor, with product MNFSRISLILLTSIFSFSAEAQQNSQRYTISGYIQDLASGERLPGATLIIRDTKLGTVSNKYGFFSITLPPQHLNLMVSYLGYATQSIPIELTKDTHLIIKLKENITTSTDVEINATPNILETTQMGVLDLSIEQIKKIPLLLGETDVLKAIQTLPGVKAGNEGTAGFYVRGGGADQNLILLDDATVYNAAHLFGFVSVFNADAIQNISLIKGGFPARYGERLSSVLDITMKEGDMHKTKLTGSIGLVASRATLEGPILKEKSSYILSFRRTYIDAFLTPIYKLQESSSGNKIIPSYYFGDLNAKINYKPNYRHHLFASVYWGKDKLNIQNSKKDLFIDKQENAGLEWKNLTSTLRWNYIISPKLFLNTILNYSQYNLLNQSDFSEYSSNITQHSNSFYASSVRDIGYKTDLQYIPNPNHNIRFGFRFINHLFHPGIYTYNNTYSDDATSAVSFQKKQANISSRTTVEYIENDFRATTNLKMNLGVHWVQYKVEDTVFSSFQPRFSGRYKLGQWALKGSFATMEQHIHLLTNNGIGLPTDLWLPATKNVKPQSSWQAALGVSHLKDEYEFSMETYYKKLYNTTEYKEGASFMTNYDRDWQDNVTQGTGEGYGIEFFLQKKEGKTTGWFGYTLSWSNRQFTAINQGQKFPFTYDRRHDLSLVLNHTLKKGLDISLNWVFNTGNAATFPESIFTPAFLRDFLEHGLSPRYFSYPSRNGIRMPNYHRMDLGLNWTKSKKWGEQVISIGLYNVYNKKNPFFIFLQPIGNGAQVYKKISLFPVLPFVSYNFKL from the coding sequence ATGAACTTTTCTCGTATTTCTTTAATTTTATTGACAAGCATTTTTTCATTTTCAGCCGAGGCGCAGCAAAACTCACAGCGATATACCATCAGTGGATACATCCAAGATTTGGCAAGTGGGGAGCGCTTACCAGGAGCAACTCTTATCATAAGGGATACCAAACTGGGCACTGTCTCCAATAAATACGGTTTTTTCAGCATTACTCTTCCGCCCCAACACTTGAACTTGATGGTTTCGTATTTGGGATATGCAACCCAATCCATTCCAATAGAGTTAACCAAAGATACTCACCTTATTATAAAGCTGAAAGAAAATATAACGACATCTACAGATGTAGAAATTAATGCAACTCCTAATATTTTAGAAACCACACAAATGGGGGTGCTGGATCTAAGCATTGAGCAAATCAAGAAAATCCCCCTCCTCTTGGGCGAAACAGATGTGTTAAAGGCTATTCAAACCTTGCCGGGGGTAAAAGCTGGGAATGAGGGAACGGCTGGGTTTTATGTTCGCGGTGGTGGAGCAGATCAAAACTTGATTTTGTTGGATGATGCAACCGTGTATAATGCAGCGCACCTTTTCGGATTTGTTTCTGTTTTTAATGCAGATGCCATTCAAAATATTTCTTTAATAAAAGGTGGTTTTCCAGCACGCTATGGCGAAAGATTATCTTCTGTATTGGATATTACCATGAAAGAAGGCGATATGCACAAGACAAAACTCACAGGCTCTATTGGTCTGGTGGCTTCAAGGGCTACTTTAGAAGGACCGATTCTTAAGGAAAAATCAAGTTATATTTTATCTTTTAGGCGAACGTATATTGATGCTTTTTTAACACCTATTTATAAACTTCAAGAAAGCTCCAGTGGGAATAAAATCATTCCAAGCTATTATTTTGGAGATTTAAATGCAAAGATAAACTATAAGCCCAATTATCGGCATCATTTATTTGCAAGCGTATATTGGGGGAAAGACAAGCTGAATATACAAAATTCAAAAAAAGATTTATTTATTGATAAACAAGAAAATGCTGGACTTGAGTGGAAAAACCTGACCTCAACTTTGAGGTGGAATTATATCATCTCTCCGAAACTATTTTTAAATACAATTCTAAATTACAGTCAATATAACTTACTGAATCAAAGTGACTTTTCAGAATATTCTTCAAATATAACACAACATTCCAATTCATTTTACGCATCATCTGTTCGGGATATCGGATATAAAACTGACCTCCAATATATCCCCAACCCTAATCATAATATCCGCTTCGGTTTTCGTTTCATTAACCACCTATTTCACCCCGGTATTTATACATATAACAATACTTATTCGGATGACGCAACATCGGCAGTAAGCTTTCAAAAAAAGCAGGCAAATATCTCTTCACGAACAACAGTTGAGTATATCGAAAATGATTTTAGAGCTACAACTAACTTGAAAATGAATTTAGGGGTGCACTGGGTTCAATATAAAGTAGAAGACACTGTTTTTTCCTCCTTTCAACCCCGTTTTTCTGGGCGTTATAAACTAGGGCAATGGGCACTTAAAGGGTCTTTTGCTACGATGGAGCAGCATATCCATCTTTTAACCAATAATGGAATTGGTTTACCTACAGATTTATGGCTGCCTGCAACTAAAAATGTAAAACCTCAATCCTCTTGGCAGGCTGCTCTTGGGGTATCCCACTTAAAGGATGAGTACGAGTTTAGTATGGAAACTTATTACAAAAAACTATATAACACAACTGAATATAAAGAAGGGGCAAGTTTCATGACCAATTATGATCGCGATTGGCAGGACAATGTGACCCAAGGGACAGGGGAAGGATATGGCATTGAGTTCTTTCTTCAAAAAAAGGAAGGCAAGACAACCGGCTGGTTCGGTTATACCCTTTCATGGAGCAATCGGCAATTTACAGCGATCAATCAAGGGCAAAAATTTCCTTTCACCTATGATAGAAGACATGATTTATCGTTGGTTTTAAATCATACGCTCAAAAAAGGATTGGATATTTCTTTGAACTGGGTCTTTAATACAGGAAATGCCGCAACCTTTCCAGAGTCAATTTTTACTCCAGCATTCTTAAGGGACTTTCTCGAGCATGGCTTGTCCCCTCGTTATTTTTCGTATCCTAGCAGAAACGGTATTAGAATGCCAAACTACCATCGAATGGATCTTGGTTTGAATTGGACTAAGTCCAAAAAATGGGGGGAACAAGTGATATCTATAGGGCTATATAACGTGTACAACAAGAAAAATCCCTTTTTTATTTTTTTACAACCAATAGGAAATGGTGCTCAAGTTTATAAAAAAATATCCTTATTTCCGGTGTTGCCTTTTGTCTCATATAATTTTAAGCTATGA